The following are encoded in a window of Brevibacillus ruminantium genomic DNA:
- the fliF gene encoding flagellar basal-body MS-ring/collar protein FliF — protein sequence MNERLALYKDQALAKWNQLPNKQKWMISGIALFLLLSLGLYIFIASQPVYKPLYNQRLSEQEIGIIKQELDGKKVPYRITDNGTSIEVPEKLAQDVIVDLAAQGIPSQAGINSEIFSNTLGVTDRQFDVMKKEALQQELRKMLERVKGVRSAQVMISLPQESVWVTETPDAATASVIVDVEPGTRLDQKQINSLYLLVSRSVPKLSPENITISDQYSNLLDRTDGNEPEGNLTAYEQQERIKADVEKKIQQNLYTLLGTIMGRDKVIVHTFISMNFDKENRVENLVEAPDKENNEGLIISSQKLSKAFSGQGAPPGGIAGTGANDTPGYPGSTPQGSNSQYEELNDTINREVNRITRNISMSPYKIDDITINVGVEPPEGGQLDEQTMEGIKQVLRNVVRVTLSDKGIDLSQEELDKHISVLPRPFSGKVAAENSSFLTPALLYGTGAVALLALAAVAYLIYRRRNQAKLMEEEIEDVGTMQSMEIPDLAYQEDTDQTVVRKQLEKLARSKPDEFVVLLRTWLAED from the coding sequence ATGAACGAGCGTCTAGCACTATATAAAGATCAAGCTTTGGCGAAATGGAACCAGCTGCCTAACAAACAGAAATGGATGATTTCCGGAATCGCTCTTTTTCTACTACTCTCACTCGGTCTATACATATTTATTGCTTCACAGCCGGTATATAAGCCGTTATACAACCAGCGATTGAGTGAACAGGAGATCGGAATCATCAAACAGGAGCTGGATGGCAAGAAAGTTCCGTATCGCATTACAGACAATGGCACCAGTATTGAAGTGCCGGAAAAACTTGCACAAGATGTCATCGTAGATTTGGCAGCCCAGGGTATCCCGAGTCAGGCAGGCATTAATTCGGAAATTTTCTCCAACACTCTAGGCGTAACAGACCGTCAATTTGACGTGATGAAAAAGGAAGCTCTCCAGCAAGAACTGCGAAAAATGCTGGAACGTGTGAAGGGTGTCCGCAGCGCACAGGTCATGATCTCTTTGCCACAGGAAAGCGTCTGGGTAACCGAAACACCGGATGCCGCAACTGCATCCGTGATCGTAGATGTTGAACCAGGTACCAGACTGGATCAAAAACAGATCAACTCGTTGTATTTGCTGGTATCCCGAAGTGTGCCGAAGCTGTCTCCAGAAAACATCACCATATCCGACCAGTATTCCAATCTGTTGGATCGAACAGATGGAAACGAACCGGAGGGGAACCTGACAGCCTACGAACAACAGGAACGAATCAAAGCAGATGTAGAGAAGAAAATTCAGCAAAACCTGTATACCCTTTTGGGTACGATCATGGGCAGAGACAAGGTCATTGTGCATACCTTCATCAGCATGAATTTTGACAAGGAAAACCGCGTCGAAAATCTGGTTGAAGCCCCTGATAAAGAAAACAATGAAGGTCTTATTATCTCATCACAAAAATTATCCAAAGCATTTAGTGGACAGGGTGCACCTCCCGGAGGCATCGCCGGTACAGGTGCCAATGACACACCTGGCTATCCCGGAAGTACTCCGCAGGGAAGCAACAGTCAGTATGAAGAACTGAACGATACGATCAATCGCGAAGTGAACCGGATTACCCGAAATATTTCGATGAGTCCTTATAAAATTGACGACATTACAATCAATGTCGGGGTAGAGCCGCCAGAAGGTGGCCAATTGGACGAGCAAACGATGGAAGGCATCAAACAGGTCCTTCGAAACGTCGTGCGCGTGACATTGAGTGACAAAGGCATTGATCTGTCACAAGAAGAATTGGACAAGCATATTTCCGTACTGCCACGTCCGTTCTCCGGAAAAGTGGCTGCAGAAAATTCCAGCTTCCTCACACCTGCTTTGCTCTATGGTACGGGTGCAGTAGCCCTGCTTGCTCTCGCAGCAGTCGCTTATCTCATCTACCGCAGGCGCAACCAGGCCAAACTGATGGAAGAGGAAATCGAAGACGTAGGAACCATGCAGTCGATGGAAATTCCCGATTTGGCCTATCAGGAAGACACCGATCAGACAGTGGTGCGAAAACAACTGGAAAAATTGGCGCGCAGCAAGCCGGACGAATTCGTCGTGTTGCTTCGTACTTGGTTAGCTGAAGATTAA
- the fliI gene encoding flagellar protein export ATPase FliI, which produces MTVLDLSKYRHVLEAIDPVRINGKVTQVVGLTIESQGPEVKLGEICHIYANQSQEPIAAEVVGFRENKVLMMPLGELTAIGPGSDVVATGRSLQVKVGPEILGRILDGLGRPLQGQLPLGLTSYPTNNMPPNPLLRPRIQEPLSVGVRAIDGLLTVGKGQRVGIFAGSGVGKSTLMGMIARNTTADINVIGLIGERGREVMEFIERDLGEEGLKRSVVVVATSDQPAMIRIKGAMIATSIAEYFRDRGLNVMLMMDSVTRFAMAQREIGLAIGEPPATRGYTPSVFALLPKLLERAGTADVGSITAFYTVLVDSDDMNDPIADAVRGILDGHIVLDRKIAHKGHFPAIDVMASVSRVMNEISTDNHLEAARQLKRHLAVFKEAEDLINIGAYKPGTNREIDLAIRYRDVIREFTAQGTHEPSDLQSAIKSLITHFGGVN; this is translated from the coding sequence ATGACCGTTCTCGACCTGAGCAAATATCGGCATGTTCTGGAAGCCATTGATCCAGTGCGAATCAATGGCAAGGTCACCCAAGTTGTTGGCCTGACGATTGAATCCCAGGGGCCTGAAGTGAAGCTTGGAGAAATCTGTCACATCTATGCCAACCAAAGTCAGGAACCGATTGCAGCGGAAGTCGTAGGCTTTCGAGAAAACAAAGTGTTGATGATGCCGCTTGGCGAATTGACAGCCATTGGGCCAGGAAGTGACGTCGTGGCAACAGGACGCTCCCTTCAAGTCAAAGTAGGTCCGGAGATCCTCGGACGGATACTCGATGGATTGGGGCGACCTCTACAGGGACAGTTGCCGCTTGGGCTAACTTCGTATCCGACGAATAACATGCCACCCAACCCGCTTTTGCGGCCAAGGATTCAGGAGCCGCTAAGTGTGGGAGTGCGTGCCATCGACGGACTGCTTACTGTAGGAAAAGGTCAGCGCGTGGGGATTTTTGCCGGCTCCGGTGTCGGTAAGAGTACCTTGATGGGGATGATTGCCCGGAATACGACAGCAGACATCAACGTGATCGGCTTGATCGGTGAGCGTGGCCGAGAGGTTATGGAGTTTATCGAGAGGGACCTCGGGGAAGAGGGATTGAAGAGGTCAGTCGTAGTCGTAGCCACTTCTGATCAACCGGCGATGATTCGGATCAAAGGAGCGATGATCGCGACGTCCATCGCAGAGTATTTCCGTGATCGCGGGTTGAATGTGATGCTGATGATGGATTCCGTCACTCGTTTTGCCATGGCCCAGCGGGAAATTGGACTTGCCATTGGCGAGCCGCCAGCGACGCGAGGCTATACGCCGTCGGTGTTTGCCTTGTTGCCCAAGCTTTTGGAGCGAGCAGGCACTGCAGATGTAGGCAGTATTACAGCGTTTTATACGGTACTCGTCGATTCGGATGACATGAATGATCCGATTGCAGATGCTGTCCGCGGGATTTTGGACGGACATATCGTACTTGACCGGAAGATTGCCCACAAGGGACATTTCCCAGCCATCGATGTGATGGCCAGTGTAAGCCGCGTGATGAATGAGATATCTACAGATAATCACTTGGAAGCCGCACGTCAGCTGAAAAGGCATCTGGCTGTTTTTAAAGAAGCAGAAGATCTCATCAACATCGGTGCGTATAAACCGGGAACCAACCGGGAGATTGATCTGGCGATTCGCTACAGAGATGTGATTCGGGAATTTACAGCGCAGGGCACGCATGAACCATCTGATCTCCAAAGTGCCATCAAGTCGCTGATCACTCATTTTGGGGGAGTGAACTAG
- the fliM gene encoding flagellar motor switch protein FliM, whose product MAEVLSQSEIDALLAALSSGEMDANELKKEETERRVKVYDFKRALRFSKDQIRGLTRIHENYARLLTTYFSAQLRTFVQITVASVDQLPYDEFIRSIPKMTILNIFEAPPLEGRMVLEVNPNIAYTMLDRLLGGQGIIPDKMGALTEIETTVMERIFGKALDTFHEAWKQIIELDPYLEGLEMNPQFMQIVSPNEIVAVISFSTKIGDTTGMINLCLPHVVLEPIMSKLSGQYWFSKQKKTRDEEERLRVEERVKSASLPIIAELGTAQITVGDFLQLQPGDVIQLDHLVENKLKIKVGNQLKFLGQPGTQKGRVAVQIDEVLEEGEENNE is encoded by the coding sequence ATGGCCGAGGTTCTCTCACAAAGTGAGATTGACGCGTTGTTGGCAGCACTCTCATCTGGAGAGATGGATGCCAACGAGCTGAAAAAAGAAGAGACTGAACGACGGGTTAAAGTATACGACTTTAAACGAGCACTGAGATTTTCCAAGGATCAGATCCGTGGTTTGACGCGAATTCACGAAAACTACGCACGTCTGTTAACCACATACTTTTCAGCTCAGCTTCGTACCTTCGTGCAAATAACAGTTGCCTCCGTCGATCAACTACCATATGACGAGTTTATCCGCTCGATCCCGAAAATGACGATCCTAAACATTTTTGAGGCACCGCCTCTTGAAGGGCGCATGGTGTTGGAGGTAAACCCCAACATCGCCTATACGATGCTGGATCGCCTCCTTGGCGGTCAAGGGATCATTCCGGACAAGATGGGGGCACTGACAGAGATTGAGACAACCGTGATGGAGCGTATTTTCGGAAAAGCCCTGGATACCTTCCATGAAGCGTGGAAACAAATTATTGAGCTGGACCCTTATTTGGAAGGGTTGGAAATGAACCCGCAGTTCATGCAAATTGTTTCACCAAACGAGATCGTGGCCGTTATCTCATTCAGTACCAAAATCGGCGATACCACGGGTATGATTAATCTGTGCTTGCCGCATGTTGTGTTGGAGCCGATCATGTCGAAGCTGTCCGGACAGTACTGGTTTTCCAAACAGAAAAAAACGCGGGATGAAGAGGAGCGACTCAGAGTTGAAGAGCGGGTAAAATCGGCAAGCCTGCCGATCATCGCAGAGCTCGGAACAGCTCAAATAACGGTTGGAGATTTTCTTCAGCTACAGCCAGGTGATGTGATACAACTGGATCATCTCGTGGAGAACAAGTTGAAAATCAAAGTGGGAAATCAACTGAAGTTCCTGGGACAGCCGGGCACGCAAAAAGGGCGTGTTGCGGTGCAGATCGACGAAGTCCTTGAGGAAGGGGAGGAAAATAATGAGTAG
- the fliJ gene encoding flagellar export protein FliJ yields the protein MKVFQFHLQKVLDVKEKEKEQAEWAFGKSVQRKNEEEWKLGQLQGLHEEATGMLHAVQTETVSIARLMEITQYKEAVERSITRQKVTLYGCEQEMEKCKLRLTEQMKETQLWQKLREKAHWQYTEDAKLREQKEMDEIGTQLYLRKSN from the coding sequence GTGAAAGTGTTCCAGTTTCATCTCCAGAAGGTCTTGGATGTGAAGGAGAAAGAGAAGGAACAGGCTGAATGGGCTTTTGGCAAATCGGTTCAGCGCAAGAATGAAGAAGAATGGAAATTGGGCCAGCTTCAAGGACTTCACGAAGAAGCGACTGGCATGCTGCATGCGGTTCAGACAGAAACGGTCAGCATCGCACGATTGATGGAAATCACCCAGTACAAAGAGGCCGTTGAGCGCTCCATAACCAGACAAAAAGTTACGCTGTATGGATGTGAGCAGGAAATGGAAAAATGCAAGCTGCGGCTGACTGAACAGATGAAAGAGACACAGCTTTGGCAAAAGCTTCGCGAGAAAGCGCATTGGCAATACACGGAGGATGCCAAGCTGCGGGAACAAAAAGAGATGGACGAGATTGGCACACAGCTCTATCTTCGCAAGAGCAACTGA
- a CDS encoding MotE family protein translates to MEEIQEEREYSRWEWFFYMIVIPALFATLLGGVFLSFLGVNVLGHVLGWANTIPYVEKLIPDDYAAKDGDTPNVDKAKQVQTLQNEQAQNQQTIASLQEETAKKDSAIQALEQQVKDLQKMIEDKRTSDEERQKQYQELAKLYSTMSPKNAAAIVDNLSLEEAVTVMKKMKADQQAGILAKMDPKKAADVSILLKDTVVTKDDDIAALQERVQVLTKALSETRKDATNIDSLINTFSQMPAEDAASIIRSLMGTNQNRAISILAGMSNDKRASILAAVAKEDTKKKEDVAARITNELLR, encoded by the coding sequence ATGGAAGAAATCCAAGAAGAACGGGAATATAGCAGGTGGGAATGGTTCTTTTACATGATTGTTATCCCTGCTCTGTTTGCCACGCTCCTTGGGGGAGTCTTTCTCAGCTTTCTGGGTGTCAATGTCCTGGGACATGTGCTTGGTTGGGCAAACACAATCCCCTACGTGGAAAAACTGATCCCGGATGATTATGCGGCAAAAGATGGCGATACGCCAAACGTGGATAAGGCCAAACAGGTGCAGACCTTACAAAATGAACAAGCCCAGAATCAGCAGACGATTGCCAGCTTGCAAGAAGAAACGGCGAAGAAAGACTCCGCGATTCAAGCCTTGGAGCAGCAGGTAAAAGATTTGCAAAAGATGATAGAAGACAAGCGGACGTCGGACGAAGAACGCCAGAAGCAGTATCAGGAGCTGGCGAAGCTGTACTCTACGATGTCACCGAAAAACGCAGCGGCTATCGTGGACAATTTAAGTCTGGAAGAAGCCGTGACAGTGATGAAAAAGATGAAGGCCGACCAACAGGCTGGAATCTTGGCAAAGATGGACCCGAAAAAAGCGGCTGATGTGTCCATCCTGTTGAAGGATACCGTCGTCACCAAAGATGACGATATTGCCGCTTTGCAGGAAAGGGTGCAGGTTCTCACCAAAGCACTGAGCGAAACAAGAAAAGACGCTACCAACATCGACTCGCTCATTAACACGTTTTCGCAGATGCCTGCAGAGGACGCAGCATCGATTATCCGCTCCCTGATGGGAACGAACCAAAACCGAGCGATCTCGATCCTGGCAGGCATGTCGAACGACAAGCGCGCTTCGATACTGGCCGCAGTAGCCAAGGAAGACACCAAGAAGAAAGAAGACGTTGCTGCTCGCATAACCAATGAGTTGCTTCGATAA
- the fliG gene encoding flagellar motor switch protein FliG: MARGAKELSGRQKAAILLISLGPEVSAQVFKHLREDEIEQLTLEIANVRKVDTDEKDKILAEFHQIAVAQEVISQGGITYAKEILQKALGETKAMDIINRLTANLQVRPFDFARKADPGQILNFIQNEHPQTIALVLSYLEPQQAAMILSALPQERQAEVAKRIALMDSTSPEVITQVEQVLEQKLSATVTQDYTQAGGIEAIVAVLNGVDRGTERTILDSLEIQDPELAEEIKKRMFVFEDIATLDNRSIQRVIRDVENADLQLALKVASEEVREVIFRNMSKRMADTFKEEMEFMGPVRLRDVEEAQSRIVAIIRRLEEAGEIIIARGGGDDIIV; encoded by the coding sequence ATGGCTCGCGGCGCAAAAGAGTTGTCCGGTAGACAGAAGGCTGCGATCCTGCTCATCTCTCTCGGACCGGAAGTATCCGCACAGGTGTTTAAACATCTGCGAGAGGACGAGATCGAGCAGCTTACGTTGGAAATTGCCAACGTTCGCAAAGTAGATACGGATGAAAAAGACAAGATCCTGGCAGAGTTCCATCAAATTGCGGTGGCGCAAGAAGTTATTTCGCAGGGTGGGATTACCTACGCGAAAGAAATCTTGCAAAAGGCACTGGGTGAAACCAAAGCGATGGATATTATCAATCGCCTTACAGCAAATCTGCAGGTTCGTCCATTTGACTTTGCTCGAAAAGCGGATCCAGGCCAAATTCTTAACTTTATCCAGAATGAACACCCGCAAACCATTGCCCTTGTACTTTCCTACCTGGAGCCTCAGCAAGCTGCGATGATTCTTTCGGCGCTGCCTCAAGAGAGACAGGCAGAGGTAGCAAAGAGAATCGCCTTGATGGACAGCACATCTCCGGAGGTCATCACACAAGTTGAGCAGGTATTGGAGCAAAAGCTATCTGCTACCGTTACGCAGGATTACACGCAAGCAGGTGGTATCGAAGCGATTGTGGCAGTGCTGAACGGTGTGGATAGAGGTACTGAGCGTACGATTCTGGATTCTTTGGAAATACAGGACCCGGAATTGGCAGAAGAAATCAAGAAACGCATGTTTGTCTTCGAAGATATTGCCACCCTGGACAACCGTTCCATTCAGCGGGTTATACGCGACGTGGAAAACGCAGACCTTCAGCTTGCGCTTAAAGTGGCGAGTGAAGAAGTCCGTGAAGTTATCTTCCGGAACATGTCCAAACGGATGGCAGACACATTCAAGGAAGAAATGGAGTTTATGGGACCTGTTCGCTTGCGTGATGTTGAAGAAGCACAGTCCCGCATCGTCGCGATCATTCGCCGCCTAGAAGAAGCAGGTGAGATCATCATCGCTCGCGGCGGAGGAGATGATATCATTGTCTAG
- the fliH gene encoding flagellar assembly protein FliH, giving the protein MISLSRILKLSHYQTSEEAFLLSVSVSKLQTVDSPEKLQENVQIVKNAEEEAKIILQDAEETAQRLLREAMEQTEKMRQEALTEMDEWWENKRHEAAALFSQTEEEARKQGFLAGHQAGKQEAWEEEREKVEEAGKLLNFAHQEKERIIAEAEPFLVELSIDIAKKILGAELVTSPESVLEIVKDTLRRSRVHGEISVCVHQRHFNFVQEHRAQLLAILDGQAELSIYPDHSVDEGGCIIRTPLGSVDARIDTQLTEIRQALLEIAKGSEIR; this is encoded by the coding sequence ATGATATCATTGTCTAGGATTCTTAAGCTGTCTCATTATCAAACGTCAGAGGAAGCTTTTCTTCTCTCGGTGAGCGTTTCAAAGTTACAGACGGTTGACTCACCAGAAAAGTTGCAAGAAAATGTGCAAATTGTAAAAAATGCAGAAGAAGAAGCGAAAATCATTCTCCAGGATGCAGAAGAAACCGCGCAGAGACTGCTTCGCGAGGCGATGGAGCAGACAGAAAAAATGCGACAGGAAGCTCTGACCGAAATGGATGAATGGTGGGAAAACAAACGTCATGAGGCAGCGGCTCTCTTTTCCCAGACAGAAGAAGAGGCAAGGAAACAGGGATTTCTCGCCGGACACCAGGCTGGCAAGCAAGAGGCTTGGGAGGAAGAGCGGGAAAAGGTAGAGGAAGCTGGCAAACTGCTGAACTTTGCCCATCAAGAAAAAGAAAGAATCATTGCCGAGGCTGAACCTTTTTTGGTAGAGCTGAGCATCGATATAGCAAAAAAAATATTGGGAGCCGAGCTTGTGACATCCCCAGAGAGTGTGCTGGAAATCGTGAAGGACACGCTTAGACGCTCGCGGGTTCACGGAGAAATATCCGTATGTGTTCATCAGCGTCATTTCAATTTTGTCCAAGAACACAGGGCACAGCTTTTGGCGATTCTGGACGGACAGGCAGAGTTGTCGATTTATCCGGATCACTCCGTTGATGAAGGTGGCTGTATTATTCGCACTCCATTGGGGAGTGTCGATGCACGAATTGATACACAGTTGACGGAAATCCGCCAAGCACTTCTGGAGATCGCCAAGGGAAGTGAGATAAGATGA
- a CDS encoding TIGR02530 family flagellar biosynthesis protein → MHSFHIGQTYFPVKPSSPASIRPAGAAPSGKTFHDVLVESIDQPNEKRALSFSQHALNRLQERGITLDDAKLDRLTSGVRKAANKGARESLIMMDNVAFVVSIPNRKVITAVDDNRMKDNVFTNIDSAVFV, encoded by the coding sequence ATGCATTCGTTTCACATTGGGCAGACCTACTTTCCTGTCAAGCCGAGCTCTCCGGCATCCATTCGTCCGGCAGGAGCTGCACCATCCGGAAAGACCTTTCATGACGTTCTGGTGGAATCGATTGATCAGCCAAACGAGAAACGCGCCCTCAGCTTTAGCCAGCATGCCTTGAACCGACTGCAAGAGAGAGGCATTACGCTGGACGATGCGAAATTGGACCGTCTGACTTCAGGTGTTAGAAAAGCAGCCAACAAAGGGGCGAGGGAATCACTGATCATGATGGATAATGTGGCCTTTGTCGTCAGCATCCCCAATCGAAAGGTGATTACAGCGGTGGATGACAACCGAATGAAGGACAATGTCTTTACCAATATTGACAGTGCTGTGTTTGTATAG
- a CDS encoding flagellar FlbD family protein codes for MIQLTRFNGVKFYLNATHVETVESTPDTVITLLTGKKYIVRETAEEVRSQILHFYQQAFPAFTPPRKPDDDSIE; via the coding sequence ATGATCCAATTAACCCGGTTTAACGGCGTCAAGTTTTATTTAAACGCAACGCATGTAGAAACGGTGGAGTCCACTCCAGATACAGTTATCACCTTGCTTACGGGGAAGAAGTACATCGTTCGGGAAACAGCAGAGGAAGTGAGATCACAGATCCTGCATTTCTACCAGCAAGCGTTTCCGGCATTTACGCCGCCGCGCAAGCCGGACGACGATTCCATTGAATAG
- a CDS encoding flagellar basal body-associated FliL family protein yields the protein MFQNRLFNMALIIIIAISLLGVITFVLWQTYLSPAAQTASNEKATEVKTLSAKEMQEYSVDTGEITTNLLSKNYIIVRFTITADSKSSKEELEQRMPQVNQIIIKTLAGLEPDDIKGTEGINKLEAKIMNEISALMQEGKIVQVITTKQLQS from the coding sequence ATGTTTCAAAATCGATTATTTAACATGGCCCTTATCATCATTATTGCGATTTCGCTACTGGGAGTCATTACGTTTGTGCTTTGGCAAACCTATCTCTCCCCCGCGGCCCAGACAGCAAGCAATGAGAAAGCCACAGAGGTAAAAACCCTCTCGGCCAAGGAAATGCAAGAGTACTCGGTGGATACCGGTGAAATTACCACAAACCTGCTTTCCAAAAACTATATCATTGTTCGCTTCACCATCACGGCAGACAGCAAGAGCTCCAAAGAAGAGCTGGAGCAGCGTATGCCGCAGGTTAATCAAATCATCATCAAGACACTGGCTGGTTTGGAACCGGACGACATCAAGGGTACTGAAGGCATCAACAAGCTGGAAGCAAAAATCATGAACGAAATCAGCGCACTGATGCAGGAAGGCAAAATCGTCCAGGTGATTACGACCAAACAACTGCAGTCCTGA
- a CDS encoding flagellar hook-length control protein FliK: MNVANLMAPTVPVASVPGTGVQTGATGQQAFGSLGNLFAMQMTSALESMQATEENELFGDAGEMDSKDMAELTELLALLQQFVTLPLDQNQEEAAAITEKASQLPDFTGKLAQLPELGQKQMESMHAAFTQRGLPQATAEKLAAFLTALSQTDQTIPQKGQVKLDEQSNELLKRLGLTGVQSEQGKTEEKKPSAGMVNAAQVKQGSAEQTATAHHLTQRASQMPAMQNLRVSHALASYQTEAGLQAKSGVLADALNGTDKKATEAEFPSLNLNAQVSPGPQPASSQKANAANNAHPVQANQFSQQVSQLFVKQMKLTQVNGVHEARLILYPQSLGQVDVKITSQNGIVTAHFSAETAAGKELLDNQLSQLRAALTQQGLQVERLEVSQQGQSSNLAFQQQQQRERQPQPENENQKQTAQDDAEFSLEALLDNSEEVISRIGNSR; the protein is encoded by the coding sequence ATGAATGTAGCCAATCTAATGGCTCCAACTGTACCGGTTGCCAGCGTGCCTGGAACGGGTGTCCAGACAGGTGCAACGGGTCAGCAAGCTTTCGGCTCGCTGGGAAATTTGTTTGCCATGCAAATGACATCTGCCCTCGAAAGCATGCAAGCGACAGAGGAAAACGAATTGTTTGGCGACGCTGGAGAGATGGACAGCAAGGATATGGCAGAGCTGACCGAATTGCTCGCGCTTTTGCAGCAGTTTGTTACGCTCCCCCTGGATCAAAACCAGGAAGAAGCAGCGGCCATCACGGAAAAAGCGAGTCAATTGCCAGATTTCACAGGCAAGCTCGCCCAGCTTCCCGAACTGGGGCAGAAACAGATGGAGAGCATGCATGCTGCGTTCACTCAGCGGGGACTCCCGCAAGCAACCGCCGAAAAGCTGGCTGCGTTTCTGACAGCTCTATCACAAACAGATCAGACCATTCCTCAAAAGGGACAGGTCAAGCTGGATGAACAGTCAAATGAGCTGCTCAAACGGTTGGGGTTGACGGGGGTCCAATCTGAACAGGGGAAAACAGAAGAAAAGAAACCGAGCGCAGGCATGGTGAATGCCGCTCAAGTGAAACAGGGATCTGCCGAACAGACGGCTACCGCCCATCACCTGACGCAGCGTGCAAGTCAGATGCCAGCAATGCAGAATTTACGCGTTTCCCATGCATTGGCAAGCTACCAGACAGAAGCCGGCTTGCAAGCAAAGTCTGGTGTACTCGCGGATGCACTGAACGGCACTGACAAGAAAGCGACAGAAGCTGAGTTCCCTTCATTGAATTTGAATGCACAGGTAAGCCCTGGCCCGCAGCCTGCCTCATCTCAAAAGGCAAATGCGGCAAATAACGCACATCCGGTACAGGCGAATCAGTTTAGCCAGCAGGTATCCCAACTGTTTGTAAAACAGATGAAGCTGACGCAAGTGAACGGTGTTCACGAAGCCAGACTGATCCTGTATCCGCAGTCTCTCGGACAGGTAGATGTTAAAATCACCTCACAAAACGGGATCGTTACTGCTCATTTCTCCGCGGAAACCGCAGCAGGAAAAGAATTGCTTGATAACCAGTTGTCACAATTACGGGCTGCCTTGACCCAACAGGGCTTGCAGGTGGAGCGACTCGAAGTCAGCCAGCAAGGACAGTCATCCAATTTGGCTTTCCAACAACAGCAGCAGCGCGAACGCCAGCCTCAGCCTGAAAACGAAAACCAGAAGCAAACCGCCCAGGATGACGCTGAATTTTCACTGGAAGCCTTGCTTGACAACAGTGAAGAGGTTATCAGCAGAATCGGCAATTCCCGTTAG
- the flgG gene encoding flagellar basal body rod protein FlgG — protein MLRSMYAGISGLRGFQTKLDVIGNNIANVNTVGFKKSRVMFQDILSQNIGGATAPSEDGGKGGANPLQVGLGSQMASIDMVFSSGSPMTTNLPTDLSIEGEGFFMVTPDEGTTVYYTRAGNFTRDADGFMVNPQGLKLMDSDGGVIQISRDDGVMSYSIGKDGGITTVDDQGQLATDVFVGVMMFNNPGGLKKIGNSLYENTMNSGAQDGDPVTPITPAEAGVNIIAGQLEMSNVDLSEEFTEMIVAQRGFQANSRIITTSDSVLEELVNLKR, from the coding sequence ATGCTACGTTCCATGTATGCCGGAATTTCAGGTTTGCGCGGATTTCAGACCAAACTGGATGTAATCGGCAATAACATTGCTAACGTAAATACCGTGGGGTTCAAGAAAAGCCGTGTTATGTTTCAGGATATCCTGAGCCAAAATATCGGCGGTGCAACCGCTCCAAGCGAAGACGGCGGAAAGGGTGGAGCAAACCCTCTCCAGGTAGGCTTGGGATCTCAAATGGCTTCCATTGACATGGTCTTTAGCAGCGGCAGCCCGATGACTACCAATCTGCCAACGGATTTGTCCATCGAAGGAGAAGGCTTCTTCATGGTAACCCCAGACGAAGGAACCACTGTTTACTACACACGCGCAGGAAATTTCACGCGTGATGCGGATGGATTCATGGTGAATCCCCAAGGGCTGAAGCTGATGGATTCCGATGGCGGAGTCATTCAGATTTCGCGTGATGATGGAGTTATGTCCTACTCGATCGGAAAAGACGGGGGCATCACGACCGTGGATGATCAAGGGCAGCTGGCTACGGACGTTTTCGTCGGTGTCATGATGTTCAACAACCCGGGTGGATTGAAGAAAATCGGCAACTCTTTGTATGAGAATACAATGAACAGCGGGGCACAGGATGGAGATCCAGTGACTCCGATCACACCAGCGGAGGCAGGGGTAAATATCATCGCAGGCCAACTGGAGATGTCCAACGTGGATCTTTCTGAAGAGTTTACCGAGATGATCGTTGCCCAGCGCGGTTTCCAGGCAAACTCCCGGATTATCACAACATCTGATTCGGTTCTGGAAGAACTGGTGAACCTGAAACGCTAA